Genomic DNA from Euleptes europaea isolate rEulEur1 chromosome 14, rEulEur1.hap1, whole genome shotgun sequence:
ccccccccgtgtctccccccccttctcccatttTGGAGCAGCACAACCAAATCCAGAAGGGGACCGTCACAAGTTGCCATTTGTGAGCCTGGAAACAGCATCTTGCTGCCCTTTCCCTCAATCCTCCACGGCCCCCACGCACTTCTACTTTCAGCAGCAAGGAAGGGTGCCCTCCTCCCCTGCCTATCATCAAGCACACGCGTGAACGCGAGAGATGACCACTCCCGGCTTCCAACACAGTGTGGGCTGCTTTGGAGCCCCCTGCACCCCCGCTCCCTCCTCAACGCAAAACCAAGCCGCTGCCCAAAACTATTTGAACTGTTGTGGGAGAAGCTCTCCAAACTGCCAAAGGCCTGCCCAAATTCCTCTCGCGGTCTCAGAAAAGGCAAAGATTACAACCGCTCAGTGTTCTCCAACCCTTGAAAGGATAAGAGGGTCCCTATAAATCCCAGGTCTGCACATACACCTGCACATCCCAGGTCCCCACACACaaacttggggggggagggagagggagggagaggggagggagggagaaagggcctCTCGGGGTTCCATCAGTCTGAGCAGCTGGGAAGTACCGAATTCTGGGGAGCGCTCCAGTAAACAGGGAGACAGATCTCTTCCTCGGAGCTTGCTGGTGTGAGGGGGGAACAGACGGCGGCAGGCGGCACAACCTCCACAGCGACCCCCGCCCTGGACTTTTCAAAGATGCCCAGGACCCCAAGCAAGGGAGCCACCGACATTTCTGGCAGCAGGCAGCAGTCCTTTGGTTGGGCGTGTGCAAGCCCTGCTTCGCCAAAGGCGACTACTGGGCAAGGCTGGGTGTGGATCCATTGACTCTGCTGGCTGTTCCTGACAGCCTGAAGAAGGTCTCCCTCATGGTGGTGAAGCACCTGTCGCCGAGGTCCGTGACGTCCGTGGCTGTCAGGCCTTCGGTGGGGATGGGCGGCAGGACTTCCACCTGGACTGTGCCTGGTAACAGAAGGAGAGACCCGGAACTCGACAGCGGCTCCCATCTGCGGCACGTGGGGAGGGGGCCCAGGTGAACGCTGAGGGGGCAGACCTGCGAGCTCACGGTGGAATCACCTGCCCTTTGCTAACCGAAAAGGCTCACCGAAAGGACTTTGCACACGGCTCGGTTTGGGTGGGGGCGATCACGGCCACTGGAGCGTCAGCTGCCCGCGGCCCCATCCACACCATTTTATTCAGACATCTattctctgcctttctccccaatggggatccaaagtggtctacacatggtttccccctccccccattttatcctcataaccaccATGTGAGGTAACTTAAGCTGAGAGTGACCAGCCAGCAGccctggcagagcggggattcaaacccgggacTCTAACCCCTCGGCCGTGGCTTCAGAGAGGAAAGGCCTCACAAGTGACAGAAGCATAAGAAACCGCTTTCAATCCATTGACCGTACCTGACGTAAACAGATTCTTCTCCGGGTTGTAAAATGTTGTAAAGGAGGAATACACCACAGGAATGACTGGAACCTTGAAATAAGACCGGGGAAGGAGGTTAGAAAGCAGGGCCGCAACGGCTGCCACGCTGTGGGGGAAGCTCACCAGGGCCAGAGGCGGTTGCCATCCTCCACAAGGGAGGCCTAACGCTTCTGGGGCTCTCTCGATTTTTCTCTAAGCAAGGCACAATCGGCAGACAGAAGTAAGGAACATGAGAAGTTTGTAAACTTATGAGGTAGAAACATTTCTAATAACACTTGAATTACAACTACATTGTCTAGTAGCAGAATTAGAGATGACAAAAGCGAGTCATCCACACTAAGCATATTTCACTGATGGTCCTGACTGCCCCCAAAGTGATGCAGTCGCCTCTGCTTCAAGGCAGTACAACGGCCTTTCTTCCTTGGCAAATCTGTCTGTCATCTGCTAGTAGCCAAAGCAAAATGCCATATTTAGAGGCAAGCTCTCTCCAGacaccaaattggggggggggggaggtgtgtgGAATAAACGGCGGTCCTGTgcactggagatcacttgcagaAAGACACCCACACGCACGCCGTGATCTCTCCTCCAAAGAAATGTGACCATCCCAATTTATTGCCAGCACAGAGCCAGGGCTGTAGCTTGAGATGCCAGCCAAGTCCAGATGCCGTCTGCATCTAGTCATCTCCTTGGGTATATCCACTCCTTGGCCTGCCTATTTGGTTAGGGATGGACAGGGAGCCTGAATATTACAGATTGCTCTCTTCAAAGATTCTTCCACCCTCCCCCGCTGGACATCATCAAGCAGAGGCCATCAGTAGGGAAGGTCTAgctctgaatttccagcattgagcagggggttggactagacaggCTTGCAAGGACCATCCCAGTTACCTGTGTCTGAATGGCCAGATGGAACGCTCCCTTCTTGAATGGCAAGAGATCCCCATTCCCGTTTCTTGTGCCTTCTGGATAGATCCAAACTTTCACCTGCCCATGGAGAAGGGAAGAGCCCACATCACATTTAAATAACATGGCATGTTGCAGCACATGCAGTTCCGCAGCTGCCTTTTTGAGAAACCAGAACTATGCCTGCAGACAGCACATGAAAAATCCGTTCACCACGTAGGCTCTGGCAGGGCTGCCGAACGCCTCTCAATGGAGAGCCCCCCCcactgtccctccccccccccccacattcactACCTGGACATCATCTGAAAGAAGCTCACATAACTTGCCCCAGCTCATGGTCCCCAAGGTGTCCGGGGGCCTCTGGGGTTTTACTTGCTTAGGTCCCCCACATAGGGCCAGCTCACGGCAGTGTGCCACTCCAAGCAAGACACAGCTGGGCTACACTGCACAGCACAACACACGAGGGGCCCATGGAAAATAACCCACAGCTTCCAGGTATATCGTTTCCTTCTCTTTTTATCTCCGTAACATCAAACAGATCCTACTAAATAATTCACTGCAAGGGATCATAACTCCAGGGCAGAATACAATTTAATGGATGTTACAATTGTTCTCCTTCCTTATAAACTTAGAGGGTTTtctggcacctcaaagactaacagatttattttaGCATAATAATTGTAATAGCCAGAGCTTAAGCAGACACTGCAGCTGATAAGAACGGGCCATTTGCACTTCGAGTAGTTGCATAGAAAGGTCACAAAATATTTTATGGTATTTCAGTTCCACGGTGCACTGTTTTCCTCCTTTACATCCAGATCTGCCTACAGAAAATTCACTTAATGCACCTGATGACGCAGGCGCTTAAACTATAATGATTCACCTGGTCTTACAGTGGCATAAAACTCCTCATACAGCtgtacccctctggaattattcaCTCAATGTGCGCCAAGACCTAGCCTACGCTTAGCCTAGAAGTTTGTGTTCAACACTAGGGCTGAGCCCCAGAAGAAAAAtaattctgtgcatgcacagagtgTTTATCCCTCACCGCTGAATAAGTGCAGTCCCCTGCCTCTTCACATACTTAATTCAGGTTGCTGGTGGGCAGAGATTTAGGCAGGATTTTCAAATATAagtgctgattccccccacccccgccttctTCCAAAAATAAAACTCCGTCTCtaattttctccccttccccctatTTCAACTTCATAGCACTTAAGAAAAATaaagacatatttttaaaataacaccAGAACAGTGGGAGaaggcagttttattttattttttaaaaactgattctGGTGCTCATAAATATTTATGTAAATTCAGAACAAGCCCCTTTCCcattctccctctcctccattcctGTCCCCTGAAGATTCCATTGCAGCCCTCAGCAGGCTTTGGCAACTATTATAAGGAAAGAGAGAATAGGATACTGTCAAATTAGAGGGATGCATTTACCACCTGGGAAGGATATGCTATAAAGCTCTTTGCTTCAGCTTCAGAGAAAACACCAGGGAGGTTTAGAGAAAACAGGAGGGAGGGACCCCCTGGGAAACTGGAGCCTTCCAGCAGGTCAGCTCCCAatggaaggagggaagagaaggaggagtgacactgaaagggggtgtgtgtgtcccagcTCACTCCAGATGGTAGCCCTGCTCTCATGGCACTGTAAGCAGTTGCTTGTGCACAgagatgctggggtgggggggtagagGCCACCCCTGCTAAGACAGTGTCCACAACTGGAGGGGCTCCTGACACCAGTCCCCTCCTGGAGCCATACAAGAGGCCATGCAAATGCCTCACTATGCCTGTAAAAGGCATCGATCTAAGGCTGCAAGTTGGTGGGGCTGGGAGTGATTAACCACATTGTGCCTCTCATCTTAGAACTACATTGGTCTGGTGTGTTAGTGCAGCAGGAAGTGAGAGAGAACGTATTAAAGGTGTCCTTTCCTCTCCTCCTAATAGGCTGCATCTAATAAATGGCAAGTTGTCAAAAAGGCAGCTGTGGAACTGAATGTCTTGCAACATGCCCTGTCATTTAAATGTAATTGGTTAAAGGCAAAACACTCTACTAAAAATTGCTTAACTGGCTGACAGCCTTCATTTGTCCCAAGCCTTTTAGAGGAAAAAGGGTGGACGGGCAGCCAGTCAGCCAGCGTAGCCTTCCGTCAAGCCTACACCACTTGTGACACCCCGCAGTGCCCACCCAGCCAGGCAAGGAGAGGGGCCCACTGGGAGAGAGATCCCTTGTGATTCTGCTCCATCAGCTTGGCTGAGCAAGGGAGCAGCTTGGTGGGGCCACAAGGAACATGAGGAATCTTGttgccccctccccagacactcCTACAAAAggcagaacattttttaaaaacaccccccACCAACAACTGCTGTACAATGTTTTCTCCCTCCACCCTGCTTCCTGGAGGTTAAAAAATACCGAACCAATATTATGACacagataaaagaaaataaaagctaCAGACCAATGGTTTTGACAGTAACGTATTTGAGGTGTTCAAAGGAGCTGTTTCCAATGGCGGAAAACCACAAATACAACAAGAGACTGtcataaaaaaaatcttcaaagtCTCCACTTCTATTTAAAGAGGCATTTCAAAAAcattaaacttttttaaaaaattgaagccttgttttaaaatccATTCTTAAAAAGCTTGAATTCAAAGAAAGGTGGGACAGGAATCCAATGACGCACACAGCCAAGTCATAGCCTGGAACTGGGAAAACTTTTAAGCGCATCTCAAGGTCAGCACAAATCACTGATGCGTGAACAAAAATGCCACGCAGTGCGCCACCTTCATTGGGTTTATTTCTGCACGACAGGCCTAACCTGCCTTCAGTCCTTCTCCAAAGTATTTTTGGATGAGATTGAGGAGAAGAATGATCAGTACCAAGGCTGCACTTCCTGGGATTTACTTGGGGGAGGGCAGAGAtaccctagacttccttgcttCAGGATTTGGGATGTTCTCTCTTTCAGTGGAGCACGCAAAGCGCTGCCTGTGCTCTCACCAAGAGAAAGCCTCAGTCAAGAGGTGACTCGCCTTCAGGGGACACAAGGGCTCACATCACTTGGTGGCAGCTGAAAGTGCCGTCAATGGCAAcctcgtaaggttttcaaggcaagggacattcagaggtggtttgccatggcttgcctcatcgtgggctgagagagttctgggaaaaTTAAGAGGGTCCTACTGAAGGAGTCTGCGAGCCAAGAATCCAGGCACTAGcgaaataacacacacacacacacactgtaagtCTCCCCTCCTTCCAACACATCTCACTCACATTGTCCTTGGTCATGGCTTGGCCAACTCCGGACATCACAGACTTGGCGTTGCTGGTGCTCTTCCGGTTGATGAAGATGACCCCACCCAGGTACATGATGAGGCCCACAGAGCCAAAGTACAGCAGCTCTCGCTTGCCAATCTGGACGCAGCGGTCTGGCAGGATCTCCATCAAACCTACAAGAGAGGGGGACAGCAAGTCAAGTTAGATCTGCAGGACAGGTAGCCAGGAAAGCTGACCCTCTTCATCTCACTGCCCAGCAGAGCAGACTGCAGGATTGGAAAGACCCTGGCTGAAACTAGGGCTTCAGCCAGgaaatccttgggggggggggtcactcgcTCTGAGCCAACCAAGGGAGTCAACTCACTGCCTGTTGCCTGTCTTCAGAGAACTGCCTATCAACTCTAGGCCCGCTGCAGTgtgggatcagttcccctggagaaaatggctgctttggagggtagactctttgacgttataccctgctgaagtctctcccttccccaaactccacccccaaatctccaggaatttcccaacctggcgttggcaaccctgtgcctggCAGTTCAACCATCTTTGCAGGCCCTGCTCTGCCTGCCACCATTACCGGAAGCTGGGCAAGTACCAGAGACAAGGAGCCCGGTTATGGAgagccctccccagccccctctGCCTTCTAAGTCACAACCTCTTTGTGTTCAGAGAAACAGGGCTTGTTTGTGGTTGGATGCAAGCATCTCTCGTCTCCCTTTTCTGCCACAAGTTTTCCTTTTGCCGAGGGAGGATCACAAAGCCAACTGGTTTTAAGAAGTCACTTTACCAATGTtacctgcttttactgcattttgTGCTGCTTTTTGACAAAATTTTTGTCTTACTTTTTAATGGTTCAGGATTCTACTGGTCTTAAGTTTaacatttttaatggttttactgATTTTCCTAATATTTGCATAAATGTTAACCACTCTGAAAACCGTAAGTGGCAAGCACATAAGGTAGAAATATTTAAACGAATGAAATAAAACTCCAGACCCCacgccctccccagcccagaaaAGAGAGAAGGCAATAGCCAAGGAAGAGCAGGTGGCCCGCTGAGAAACCCGGTCTGGCATGCTCGGGTCCTCCTGGCAAAGGTCTCTGCGATCACTCTGGAACTTCTC
This window encodes:
- the AGPAT2 gene encoding 1-acyl-sn-glycerol-3-phosphate acyltransferase beta; amino-acid sequence: MEAGWLAWGLPAALLLALLVQLSPRLRFRAKVLSYCALCLLASALTAPVCLLCNGGRTVDNMRIIKNVVRSFKYFYGLRFEVKGLEHFQMEGPCVIVSNHQSVLDMMGLMEILPDRCVQIGKRELLYFGSVGLIMYLGGVIFINRKSTSNAKSVMSGVGQAMTKDNVKVWIYPEGTRNGNGDLLPFKKGAFHLAIQTQVPVIPVVYSSFTTFYNPEKNLFTSGTVQVEVLPPIPTEGLTATDVTDLGDRCFTTMRETFFRLSGTASRVNGSTPSLAQ